In one Nocardia tengchongensis genomic region, the following are encoded:
- a CDS encoding VOC family protein: MNWTLEVVIVPVSDVDRAKDFYANKLGFHVDHDTQPAPGIRICQLTPPGSGCSIVIGEGAIPKMEPGSIKGLQLVVNDVRRAHAELVGRGVAVSDVQVLPGPSTEGDPLNNAGFIFFDDPDGNSWAVQQISNRG; this comes from the coding sequence GTGAACTGGACACTCGAAGTGGTCATCGTCCCCGTGTCGGACGTGGATCGCGCCAAGGATTTCTACGCGAACAAGCTCGGATTCCACGTCGACCACGACACGCAGCCCGCACCGGGAATCCGGATCTGCCAGCTCACACCGCCTGGCTCCGGCTGCTCCATCGTCATCGGGGAGGGTGCGATCCCGAAAATGGAGCCGGGCAGCATCAAAGGGCTGCAATTGGTGGTCAACGATGTGCGGCGGGCGCACGCCGAGCTGGTCGGGCGGGGCGTGGCGGTCAGCGACGTGCAGGTGCTGCCGGGGCCGAGCACCGAGGGGGATCCGCTGAACAACGCCGGATTCATCTTCTTCGACGATCCGGACGGCAACAGCTGGGCCGTGCAGCAGATCAGCAACCGGGGCTGA
- a CDS encoding DUF4189 domain-containing protein encodes MYKLVTTLTMTAVAFLGPVVPANAYTYNHGAISIGNNGTYAAIVVDYPTWQEATVAANNRCGYTDCGWVITFMNQCAAAAVSSSGHWGWARESSIGYADRVALDWAGAGAQVIVHGCTSGS; translated from the coding sequence ATGTACAAGCTTGTCACCACACTCACCATGACCGCGGTCGCGTTCCTCGGGCCCGTTGTCCCGGCCAACGCCTACACCTACAACCACGGCGCGATCTCCATCGGCAACAACGGAACCTACGCGGCCATCGTCGTGGACTACCCGACCTGGCAGGAAGCCACGGTCGCCGCCAACAACCGCTGCGGTTACACCGACTGCGGCTGGGTCATCACCTTCATGAACCAGTGCGCCGCCGCTGCTGTCTCGTCCAGCGGGCACTGGGGGTGGGCGCGCGAATCATCGATCGGGTACGCCGACCGGGTCGCCCTGGACTGGGCGGGGGCGGGCGCCCAGGTGATCGTGCACGGGTGCACGTCCGGATCCTGA
- a CDS encoding TetR/AcrR family transcriptional regulator, producing MSKTAEPAAQRALPGRKAQAARNDELILAAARDVFLAEPKAPISAVAERAGVGISALYRRYPGKEDLLRTLCYSGLRRYNAEAEAALENTDGWAALVDFLQRVVDADVHSLAVHLAGTFTADESILPDVMRSAELNDELLRRARESGTLRPDVTVADLGLILEACAAVSLPDPERTTQLRRRVLALLTDGLAATGDLPGPPPAAGEFAHRWQRRDQ from the coding sequence ATGTCGAAGACCGCCGAACCCGCAGCTCAACGCGCCCTGCCCGGACGCAAGGCGCAGGCCGCCCGCAATGACGAGCTCATCCTGGCCGCCGCCCGCGACGTATTCCTCGCCGAACCCAAGGCCCCCATCTCGGCCGTCGCCGAACGGGCCGGCGTCGGCATCAGCGCGCTCTACCGGCGCTACCCCGGCAAGGAGGATCTGCTGCGCACCCTCTGCTACAGCGGGCTGCGCCGCTACAACGCGGAAGCCGAAGCGGCCCTGGAGAACACCGACGGCTGGGCCGCGCTGGTGGACTTCCTGCAACGCGTCGTCGACGCCGACGTCCACTCACTGGCGGTCCACCTGGCCGGCACCTTCACCGCCGACGAATCGATCCTCCCCGATGTCATGCGCTCCGCCGAACTCAACGACGAACTCCTGCGCCGCGCACGGGAATCCGGCACGCTGCGCCCCGACGTCACCGTCGCCGACCTGGGCCTGATCCTCGAAGCCTGCGCCGCGGTGTCGCTCCCGGATCCGGAGCGCACCACCCAGCTGCGCCGCCGCGTGCTGGCCCTGCTCACCGACGGTCTCGCCGCCACCGGCGACCTCCCCGGACCGCCGCCCGCCGCAGGCGAATTCGCGCACCGCTGGCAACGCCGTGACCAGTGA
- a CDS encoding epoxide hydrolase family protein, whose translation MNAQQTAAIRPFRIDVPQAQLDELADRLRKTLWPNELPGVADAYGVTNDRVSGLAKYWLEEFDWRALEARLNAYPQFTTEIDGEDIHFLHVRSSRADATPVVLTHGWPGSVLEYLDVIAPLTEPEDAASPAFHVVIPSLPGFGFSGPTRSMGWSRYRTARAWVELMNRLGYQRFGAIGNDGGSMVSPEIGRIAPDQVLGVHVTQLFSFPSGDPSEMAGLSEEDLAGLAHLQWFYENKMAFNTLHSQQPHTLAFALADSPAGLLGWNAQLFSEGLDAEFVIGNTAIYWLTGTTGSALRFYYEDAHAEQPEGPTTVPTGLAMFKGDFQSIRRFAERDHKNIVSWHAYDVNSSTSTSANDAAGHYAAHEATDVLVADIREFFAGLR comes from the coding sequence ATGAACGCCCAGCAGACCGCCGCCATCCGCCCCTTCCGCATCGACGTCCCGCAGGCCCAGCTGGACGAGCTGGCCGACCGGCTGCGCAAGACGCTGTGGCCCAACGAGCTCCCCGGTGTCGCCGACGCCTACGGCGTCACCAACGACCGCGTCAGCGGCCTGGCGAAGTACTGGCTGGAGGAATTCGACTGGCGGGCGCTCGAGGCCCGGCTCAACGCCTACCCGCAGTTCACCACCGAGATCGACGGCGAGGACATCCACTTCCTGCACGTGCGCTCGTCCCGGGCGGACGCCACCCCGGTCGTCCTCACCCACGGCTGGCCCGGCTCGGTCCTGGAATACCTGGACGTGATCGCCCCGCTCACCGAGCCCGAGGACGCCGCGTCGCCCGCCTTCCACGTGGTCATCCCGTCCCTGCCGGGCTTCGGCTTCTCCGGCCCGACCCGCTCCATGGGCTGGAGCCGCTACCGCACCGCCCGCGCCTGGGTGGAGCTGATGAACCGGCTCGGGTACCAGCGTTTCGGCGCGATCGGCAATGACGGCGGCTCGATGGTCTCCCCGGAGATCGGCCGTATCGCACCTGACCAGGTGCTCGGAGTCCATGTGACGCAGCTGTTCTCGTTCCCGTCCGGCGATCCGTCCGAGATGGCCGGGCTGTCCGAGGAGGACCTGGCCGGGCTGGCTCATCTGCAGTGGTTCTACGAGAACAAGATGGCGTTCAACACCTTGCACAGCCAGCAGCCGCACACCCTCGCCTTCGCGCTCGCGGATTCGCCGGCGGGCCTGCTGGGCTGGAACGCGCAACTCTTCAGCGAGGGCCTGGACGCGGAGTTCGTGATCGGCAATACCGCCATCTACTGGCTGACCGGCACCACCGGATCGGCGCTGCGCTTCTACTACGAGGACGCGCACGCCGAGCAGCCGGAGGGCCCGACCACGGTCCCGACCGGGCTGGCCATGTTCAAGGGCGATTTCCAGTCCATCCGCCGATTCGCGGAGCGGGATCACAAGAACATCGTGAGCTGGCATGCGTACGACGTGAATTCGTCCACGTCGACGAGCGCGAACGACGCGGCCGGGCACTACGCCGCGCACGAGGCGACCGACGTCCTGGTCGCCGACATCCGCGAATTCTTCGCCGGTCTGCGCTGA
- a CDS encoding NAD(P)-dependent oxidoreductase, whose product MNVAIFGATGTIGRHVVTQALAAGHQVTVLVRDPAKLTVTHERLRAVTGDVLDPAAVERTVIGQDAVIVALGAGRKGVVRAEGTRLIIEAMNRTGVKRLICQSTLGVGDSRGNLNFVWKYVMFGMLLRPAFADHVRQEEYVLACDLDWTIVRPSAFTDGPATGDYRRDFPGTETGLSLKISRADVAGFLVEQLTDGTYVRRTPGISH is encoded by the coding sequence ATGAACGTCGCCATTTTCGGAGCCACCGGGACCATCGGCCGCCACGTGGTCACGCAGGCCCTCGCGGCCGGCCACCAGGTCACCGTGCTGGTGCGGGACCCCGCCAAACTGACCGTCACGCACGAGCGGCTGCGCGCCGTGACCGGGGACGTGCTGGACCCGGCGGCCGTGGAGCGCACCGTCATCGGACAGGATGCGGTCATCGTGGCGCTGGGCGCGGGCCGCAAGGGCGTGGTGCGCGCCGAGGGCACCCGCCTGATCATCGAGGCCATGAACCGCACCGGGGTGAAGCGGCTGATCTGCCAGTCCACGCTGGGCGTCGGCGACAGCCGCGGCAATCTGAACTTCGTCTGGAAGTACGTCATGTTCGGCATGCTGCTGCGGCCGGCGTTCGCCGATCACGTGCGCCAGGAGGAGTACGTGCTGGCCTGCGACCTGGACTGGACCATCGTGCGGCCCAGCGCCTTCACCGACGGACCGGCCACCGGCGACTACCGCCGGGACTTCCCCGGCACGGAAACCGGTCTGTCGCTGAAGATCTCGCGCGCCGACGTGGCGGGCTTCCTGGTGGAGCAGCTCACCGACGGCACGTATGTGCGTCGCACGCCGGGCATTTCGCACTGA
- a CDS encoding GTP-binding protein → MTSDPQTQPLPVTVLSGFLGAGKTTLLNHILANREGRRVAVIVNDMSEVNIDAALVAGQGHLDRTEEKLVELTNGCICCTLREDLIESVGKLAREGRFDQLVIESTGISEPMPVAATFEWEFEDGFRLGELARLDTMVTVVDCSTFLAEVVKGQALAERNLQAGAGDVRTIADLLIEQVEFANVLVLNKTDLVSANAAGTVEATVRQLNPGARIVRSAHGVVDLAEVLGTGRYDPDLAAQFDGWAEELAGGHTPETEEYGIGSLTFTADRPFHPQRLDAALSQLERLLRSKGFFWLASRPELAAIWSQAGPNLTFEAGAYWDALDLAPGQEIVFIGVQLDRPHVRDLLTAALLTDAELEAGPQAWLRYPDPFPSWGAAHEHA, encoded by the coding sequence ATGACTTCGGATCCGCAGACCCAGCCACTGCCCGTGACCGTGCTGTCCGGCTTCCTCGGCGCGGGCAAGACGACCCTGCTCAACCACATCCTGGCCAACCGGGAAGGCCGCCGAGTGGCGGTCATCGTCAACGACATGAGCGAGGTGAACATCGACGCGGCCCTGGTCGCGGGTCAGGGGCACCTGGACCGGACCGAGGAGAAGCTGGTCGAACTCACCAACGGCTGCATCTGCTGCACGCTGCGCGAGGACCTCATCGAATCGGTCGGCAAGCTCGCCCGGGAGGGCCGTTTCGACCAGCTGGTCATCGAATCCACCGGCATCTCCGAACCCATGCCGGTGGCGGCGACCTTCGAGTGGGAGTTCGAGGACGGCTTCCGGCTCGGCGAGCTGGCGCGACTGGACACCATGGTGACCGTCGTCGACTGCTCCACCTTCCTCGCCGAAGTGGTCAAGGGGCAGGCGCTGGCCGAACGGAACCTGCAGGCCGGGGCGGGCGACGTGCGCACCATCGCCGACCTGCTCATCGAACAGGTCGAGTTCGCGAATGTGCTGGTGCTCAACAAGACCGACCTGGTGAGCGCGAACGCCGCGGGCACCGTCGAAGCGACCGTCCGGCAATTGAATCCGGGCGCGCGCATCGTGCGATCCGCGCACGGCGTGGTCGACCTCGCCGAAGTGCTCGGCACCGGCCGCTACGACCCGGACCTGGCCGCCCAATTCGACGGGTGGGCAGAGGAATTGGCGGGCGGGCACACTCCCGAGACGGAGGAGTACGGCATCGGCAGCCTGACCTTCACCGCCGATCGCCCCTTCCATCCGCAGCGCCTCGACGCGGCCCTGTCCCAGTTGGAGCGGTTGCTGCGCAGCAAGGGCTTCTTCTGGCTGGCCAGTCGTCCCGAGCTGGCCGCCATCTGGTCCCAGGCCGGCCCGAACCTGACCTTCGAAGCGGGCGCGTATTGGGACGCCCTGGATCTGGCGCCGGGTCAGGAGATCGTCTTCATCGGCGTGCAGCTCGATCGCCCGCACGTGCGGGACCTGCTGACGGCCGCGCTGCTCACCGATGCCGAACTGGAGGCCGGGCCGCAGGCGTGGCTGCGGTACCCGGACCCCTTCCCGTCGTGGGGTGCAGCGCACGAGCACGCCTGA
- a CDS encoding Ig-like domain-containing protein, with product MNIDNVAPNVLRVNDSGTVDNAAGTIVRLSGNNEVVGNSPTSSTNSEGGIRAPKLKKNIDGSANSAGDSFYRLPAVDITVTAVAAGVITPKVRTAGSAANYGNDQNFSTSLAKASLLGTQWAPTRCIPSDDKSTLNAGAGPLATITVTGPVNNNTTTTLTAPATATTGQAVTLSAAVAPAAATGTVQFKDGNTDLGAAVPLNNGTATLSQTFTTAGAHSITAVYSGDSKNQPSTSAASVVNVTAAIVDTTTTMNIPSTATTGQSVDLWATVNGPGNVPATAGTVQFKDGGTDIGGPIALASGGAKLTYTFNAAGSHAISAVYSGADGFNPSTGGPTTVTVSDPAPVELNTVTTLTVPATATKGDAVAFTAEVKTDAGAAVTSGTVRFMDGGTPIGDAVTVVNGKATLQYTVGQTGNRVITAVYTGGTGYKGSTSAASTLNVKDATTPGGGGGSFGLPGLGTGSLGK from the coding sequence GTGAACATCGACAACGTGGCCCCGAACGTGCTGCGCGTCAACGACTCCGGCACCGTGGACAACGCGGCGGGCACGATCGTGCGGCTGTCGGGCAACAACGAGGTCGTCGGCAACAGCCCGACCAGCAGCACCAACTCCGAGGGTGGCATCCGCGCGCCGAAACTGAAGAAGAACATCGACGGCAGCGCCAACTCCGCGGGCGACTCCTTCTACCGGCTGCCCGCCGTCGACATCACCGTCACCGCCGTCGCGGCCGGTGTCATCACCCCGAAGGTGCGGACCGCGGGCAGCGCCGCCAACTACGGCAACGACCAGAACTTCAGCACCTCGCTGGCCAAGGCCTCGCTGCTGGGCACCCAGTGGGCCCCGACCCGCTGCATCCCCAGTGATGACAAGAGCACCCTCAATGCCGGTGCGGGCCCGCTGGCCACCATCACCGTCACCGGTCCGGTGAACAACAACACCACGACCACGCTCACCGCTCCCGCGACCGCCACCACCGGTCAGGCCGTCACGCTGAGCGCCGCGGTGGCCCCGGCCGCCGCGACCGGCACCGTCCAGTTCAAGGACGGCAACACCGATCTCGGTGCGGCCGTACCGCTGAACAACGGCACCGCGACCCTCTCGCAGACCTTCACCACCGCCGGCGCGCATTCCATCACCGCCGTCTACAGCGGTGACTCGAAGAACCAGCCGTCCACGTCGGCCGCCTCGGTCGTCAACGTCACGGCCGCGATCGTCGACACCACCACCACGATGAACATCCCGAGCACCGCGACGACCGGTCAGTCCGTGGATCTGTGGGCCACCGTGAACGGCCCGGGCAATGTCCCCGCGACGGCCGGCACCGTGCAGTTCAAGGACGGCGGCACCGATATCGGCGGCCCGATCGCCCTCGCCTCCGGCGGCGCGAAGCTGACCTACACCTTCAATGCCGCGGGCTCCCACGCGATTTCGGCGGTGTACTCCGGCGCGGACGGCTTCAACCCGTCCACCGGCGGCCCCACCACCGTCACCGTCAGCGATCCGGCTCCGGTCGAGCTGAACACGGTCACCACCCTGACGGTTCCGGCCACGGCCACCAAGGGTGACGCGGTGGCCTTCACCGCCGAGGTCAAGACCGATGCGGGTGCGGCCGTCACCTCCGGCACCGTGCGATTCATGGACGGCGGCACGCCGATCGGCGACGCGGTCACCGTGGTCAACGGCAAGGCGACCCTGCAGTACACCGTGGGTCAGACCGGCAATCGGGTGATCACCGCCGTCTACACCGGCGGTACCGGCTACAAGGGCTCGACGTCGGCGGCGTCGACCCTGAACGTCAAGGACGCCACCACGCCCGGCGGTGGCGGCGGCTCCTTCGGCCTGCCCGGTCTGGGAACGGGCTCCCTGGGTAAGTGA
- the thiD gene encoding bifunctional hydroxymethylpyrimidine kinase/phosphomethylpyrimidine kinase: MQFLPLAPNGSTPVRALTIAGTDSGGGAGIQADSRTMALCGVHACVAVAAVTVQNTLGVSGFHEIPPQIVADQVRTVVGDIGIGAAKTGMLASTAIIEAVAGVCREVGIGRQGSIPLVVDPVAASMHGDALLHAEALDAVRHTLIPLATVVTPNLDEVRLITGIDVVDDGSARKAAEALIALGPQWAIVKGGHLRTSEQSTDLLFDGDTFHELPARRLTTGNDHGGGDTLAAAICCALAHRYSVPDAVAFAKEWTFRCLEASYDLGGGHGPVSPLWRLQLDGQ; encoded by the coding sequence GTGCAGTTCCTACCGCTTGCCCCGAATGGCTCCACCCCGGTTCGCGCCCTCACCATCGCGGGCACCGACTCCGGCGGCGGCGCGGGCATCCAGGCCGACTCCCGCACCATGGCCCTGTGCGGCGTGCACGCCTGCGTCGCGGTGGCCGCGGTGACCGTGCAGAACACCCTCGGCGTCAGCGGCTTCCACGAGATTCCGCCGCAGATCGTGGCCGACCAGGTGCGAACCGTGGTGGGCGACATCGGGATCGGCGCGGCCAAGACCGGCATGCTGGCCTCCACCGCCATCATCGAGGCCGTCGCGGGCGTGTGCCGCGAGGTCGGCATCGGACGCCAGGGCAGCATCCCGCTGGTGGTGGATCCGGTCGCGGCCTCCATGCACGGCGACGCCCTGCTGCACGCCGAGGCCCTGGACGCGGTGCGGCACACCCTGATTCCGCTGGCCACCGTGGTCACCCCGAACCTGGACGAGGTCCGGCTCATCACCGGCATCGACGTGGTCGACGACGGCTCGGCCCGCAAGGCCGCCGAGGCGCTGATCGCGCTGGGCCCGCAGTGGGCCATCGTCAAGGGCGGGCACCTGCGCACCTCCGAGCAGTCCACCGACCTGCTCTTCGACGGCGACACCTTCCACGAGCTCCCGGCCCGGCGACTGACCACCGGCAACGACCACGGCGGCGGCGACACCCTGGCCGCGGCCATCTGCTGCGCGCTCGCCCACAGGTACTCGGTGCCCGACGCGGTCGCCTTCGCCAAGGAGTGGACCTTCCGCTGTCTGGAAGCCTCCTACGACCTGGGCGGGGGACACGGACCGGTCTCCCCGTTGTGGCGGCTGCAACTCGACGGGCAATAG
- a CDS encoding glycosyltransferase, with protein sequence MNDTVTAVRAAESAKAVTAPVVDVVVPVYNEEVDLGPCVRRLHAFLTLSFPFTARITIADNASTDSTLEVARQLAAQLDGVRVVHLDRKGRGRALREVWQASDAQVVAYMDVDLSTDLNALLPLVAPLVSGHSDVAIGTRLASSSRVVRGPKREIISRCYNLILRTSLQAKFSDAQCGFKAMRSQVAKLVLPLVEDGEWFFDTELLVLAERIGLRIHEVPVDWIDDPDSRVDIVDTARKDLQGIWRVGRALTSGRLPINELRAAIGREPLVEGVPLGMVGQLVRFGIVGVTSTLAYLLLYVVLQGITGAQAANFLALLITAVGNTAANRAFTFGVRGSNQAVSHHFQGLIIFGVGLALTSGSLFALHHWAPDAAVHLELLVLVVANLVATLLRFVGLRWVFRNAGKHPAPEAAR encoded by the coding sequence ATGAACGACACCGTGACCGCCGTCCGGGCGGCGGAATCCGCAAAGGCAGTGACCGCGCCCGTGGTGGACGTGGTCGTTCCGGTCTACAACGAAGAGGTCGACCTCGGCCCGTGCGTGCGCCGGCTGCACGCCTTCCTCACCCTGAGCTTCCCGTTCACGGCGCGGATCACCATCGCCGACAACGCCTCCACCGACTCCACCCTCGAGGTGGCGCGGCAGCTGGCCGCTCAGCTCGACGGCGTCCGGGTGGTGCACCTGGACCGCAAGGGCCGTGGGCGGGCGCTGCGCGAGGTATGGCAGGCCTCCGACGCGCAGGTCGTCGCCTACATGGACGTGGACCTCTCCACCGATCTGAACGCGCTGCTCCCGCTGGTCGCGCCGCTGGTGTCGGGGCACTCCGACGTGGCCATCGGCACCCGGCTGGCCTCCTCCTCGCGAGTGGTGCGCGGACCCAAGCGCGAGATCATCTCCCGCTGCTACAACCTCATCCTGCGCACCTCGCTGCAGGCCAAGTTCTCCGACGCGCAGTGCGGTTTCAAGGCCATGCGCTCGCAGGTGGCGAAGCTGGTGCTGCCGCTGGTCGAGGACGGCGAATGGTTCTTCGACACCGAACTGCTGGTGCTGGCCGAACGCATCGGGCTACGCATCCACGAGGTGCCGGTGGACTGGATCGACGACCCGGACTCCCGCGTGGACATCGTCGACACCGCCCGCAAGGACCTGCAGGGCATCTGGCGGGTCGGGCGCGCGCTGACCAGCGGGCGGCTGCCGATCAACGAGCTGCGGGCCGCGATCGGGCGGGAACCGCTGGTCGAGGGCGTGCCGCTGGGCATGGTCGGGCAGCTGGTGCGGTTCGGCATCGTCGGCGTCACCTCGACCCTGGCCTACCTGCTGCTCTACGTTGTGCTGCAAGGGATCACGGGCGCGCAGGCCGCCAACTTCCTGGCGCTGCTGATCACCGCGGTCGGCAATACCGCCGCCAACCGCGCCTTCACCTTCGGGGTGCGCGGGTCCAATCAGGCGGTGTCACACCACTTCCAGGGGCTGATCATCTTCGGCGTCGGACTGGCGCTGACCTCCGGTTCCCTGTTCGCACTGCACCATTGGGCGCCGGATGCGGCCGTCCACCTGGAACTGCTGGTGCTGGTGGTCGCCAATCTGGTCGCCACGCTGCTGCGGTTCGTCGGCCTGCGCTGGGTGTTCCGCAACGCGGGAAAGCATCCCGCTCCCGAGGCTGCCCGGTGA
- a CDS encoding glycosyltransferase family 39 protein produces MTATLTETRPVAPPAEPPAARTDRREYLALAALLIGTAVAYLWNLSANGWANSFYSAAVQAGSVSWKAFFFGSSDAANSITVDKTPLSLWPMEISVRLFGLHSWSMLLPQALLGVASVALLWAIVRRNFGASAGLLAGLVMALTPIAAVMFRFNNPDAMLVFLMVAAAWALLRGVEDGRWRWLALTGAFIGLGFLAKQLQVLLVVPALALTYLIAGPPALGKRVAQLFAAGAAMVAGAGWWVLLAELWPAADRPYFGGSQHNSIIELTLGYNGLGRLNGEERGSVGGFGGGDMPTGGGGMWGTPGIGRLFEPAQAGQIAWLVPAALVLLVAGLLLRGKLTRTDPQRATLILFGGWLVGTGLVFSFMKGIFHPYYTVALAPGVAALIGAGSVLAWQHRDRVWVRLSMALSLGLTTWTAWIILSRSASFTPWLRWVVLVGGIIATVLLLVRLPRKAGLGVAAAAVLAGLAAPTAYAANGITSAHQGPMPSAGPAVRGGWGPGGPRGGDMPNGFPGNGFNAPGGTNPGNGTRGGQPGGQHGGGMNHGSAPNGGPEGGSAGNMMMASRPSAKVTELLKANASEYTWVAATVSSNSAAGFQLASEQPVMPIGGFNGSDPSPTLAQFQEYVQVGRIHYFIAGSQMSGERGGNANGPSAQITAWVKEHFTSQEVDGITLYDLTAPKTN; encoded by the coding sequence ATGACCGCGACACTGACCGAAACCCGGCCCGTCGCACCTCCGGCCGAACCGCCCGCGGCCCGCACCGATCGCCGGGAGTATCTGGCGCTGGCGGCGCTGCTGATCGGCACCGCGGTCGCCTACCTGTGGAATCTGTCCGCCAACGGCTGGGCCAACTCCTTCTATTCGGCTGCGGTGCAGGCCGGTTCGGTGTCGTGGAAGGCGTTCTTCTTCGGCTCCTCCGACGCCGCCAACTCCATCACCGTCGACAAGACGCCGCTGTCGTTGTGGCCGATGGAGATCTCGGTCCGCCTGTTCGGACTGCACAGCTGGAGCATGCTGCTGCCGCAGGCGCTGCTGGGTGTGGCGTCGGTGGCGCTGCTGTGGGCGATCGTGCGACGGAATTTCGGTGCGAGCGCCGGACTGCTGGCCGGGCTGGTCATGGCGCTGACGCCGATCGCGGCCGTGATGTTCCGGTTCAACAATCCCGACGCCATGCTGGTGTTCCTGATGGTCGCGGCGGCCTGGGCGCTGCTGCGCGGAGTCGAGGACGGGCGCTGGCGTTGGCTGGCGCTGACCGGCGCCTTCATCGGATTGGGCTTCCTGGCCAAGCAATTGCAGGTGCTGCTGGTGGTGCCCGCGCTCGCGCTGACCTACCTGATCGCCGGTCCGCCCGCGCTGGGTAAGCGCGTCGCGCAACTGTTCGCGGCGGGCGCGGCCATGGTGGCGGGTGCGGGCTGGTGGGTACTGCTGGCCGAGCTGTGGCCGGCCGCGGATCGGCCGTACTTCGGTGGCTCGCAGCATAATTCGATCATCGAGCTGACTCTCGGCTACAACGGTCTGGGCCGCCTCAACGGTGAGGAGCGCGGCAGTGTCGGCGGCTTCGGCGGCGGCGATATGCCGACCGGCGGAGGCGGCATGTGGGGCACGCCCGGCATCGGGCGGCTGTTCGAGCCGGCGCAGGCCGGTCAGATCGCCTGGCTCGTCCCGGCCGCGCTGGTGCTGCTGGTGGCGGGACTCCTGCTGCGCGGCAAGCTGACCCGCACCGACCCGCAGCGGGCGACCCTGATCCTGTTCGGTGGCTGGCTGGTCGGTACCGGGCTGGTGTTCAGCTTCATGAAGGGCATCTTCCACCCGTATTACACGGTGGCGCTGGCTCCCGGGGTGGCCGCGCTGATCGGCGCGGGTTCGGTGCTCGCGTGGCAGCATCGCGACCGGGTGTGGGTGCGGCTGTCCATGGCGTTGTCGCTGGGCCTGACCACCTGGACGGCGTGGATCATTCTGTCCCGCAGCGCTTCCTTCACGCCGTGGCTGCGCTGGGTGGTGCTGGTGGGTGGCATCATCGCCACGGTCCTACTGCTGGTCCGGCTGCCCCGCAAGGCTGGTCTGGGTGTCGCGGCGGCCGCGGTGCTGGCCGGTTTGGCCGCGCCCACCGCGTATGCGGCGAACGGCATCACCTCCGCACATCAGGGCCCGATGCCTTCGGCCGGTCCCGCGGTGCGTGGCGGTTGGGGTCCGGGTGGGCCGCGTGGCGGTGACATGCCGAACGGGTTCCCCGGCAACGGTTTCAATGCTCCCGGCGGCACCAATCCCGGCAATGGCACGCGTGGCGGGCAGCCCGGTGGCCAGCACGGCGGGGGCATGAATCACGGTTCCGCCCCGAACGGCGGTCCCGAGGGCGGCTCGGCGGGCAACATGATGATGGCGAGCCGGCCGAGCGCCAAGGTCACCGAGCTGTTGAAGGCCAACGCCTCCGAGTACACCTGGGTGGCCGCGACGGTCAGCTCCAATTCGGCGGCCGGTTTCCAGCTGGCATCCGAGCAGCCGGTGATGCCGATCGGCGGTTTCAATGGCAGCGACCCATCCCCCACGCTGGCTCAGTTCCAGGAGTACGTGCAGGTCGGTCGCATCCACTACTTCATCGCGGGTAGTCAGATGAGTGGCGAGCGGGGCGGGAACGCCAACGGCCCGAGCGCCCAGATCACCGCTTGGGTGAAGGAGCACTTCACTTCTCAGGAGGTGGACGGCATCACCCTGTACGACCTGACGGCCCCGAAGACCAACTGA
- a CDS encoding nuclear transport factor 2 family protein yields MTGYSDPMAVVRQYVDAFNNGDEKAMAAVCADPMQILDGMSPHVWQGPTAAEDWWRAALAEGEHVGASGYRIDLDEPRHVDVTVDFAYVVVPCTFSYNLQGEQVTQTGAVFTAALGKVGTAWRLRAWAWAKG; encoded by the coding sequence CCAGTATGTCGACGCTTTCAACAACGGTGACGAGAAGGCGATGGCAGCGGTGTGTGCTGACCCGATGCAGATTCTGGACGGAATGTCGCCGCATGTGTGGCAGGGGCCGACAGCCGCCGAGGACTGGTGGAGGGCCGCGCTTGCCGAGGGTGAGCACGTGGGGGCTTCCGGCTATCGCATCGATCTCGATGAGCCACGCCATGTCGATGTCACCGTCGACTTCGCGTATGTCGTCGTTCCGTGCACTTTCTCGTACAACCTTCAGGGCGAGCAGGTCACGCAAACCGGCGCGGTCTTCACCGCGGCACTGGGCAAGGTCGGCACCGCCTGGCGCTTGAGGGCCTGGGCTTGGGCAAAAGGATGA